Proteins from a genomic interval of Cydia amplana chromosome 8, ilCydAmpl1.1, whole genome shotgun sequence:
- the LOC134650430 gene encoding uncharacterized protein LOC134650430, whose translation MSAPTGIKSPLDNEMISRVSTVGWNDVPTEIFLYIFKKLNITSLRCCFDVNKKWREIVTCICDNKDLWQELAEDGMVNHGVIQKLKSTLSWKDLYFNSFLWTKLPSAVALKLHEVEKLDVRNMHVYRDKVIVVHPNGVECYDIESFQVIRSILALNCVDVQESDYMLMVVTDNNNDSNKHRVTIFIKLDKDEDINIENFYIPLRIPRDGSMYAFVESLHWRLIGNRVYVIDKNGVLWECSAINRVLSVKTLAKYYGEIPRTRSLTIHVMMEDVYISLKWGKFVTVTKNSRMFRNTTHTTEIPTKIIGNSKLNTTTPCRIDFNTFNAFIKFPFAVEFIDRSVAPLNIIHYHYDDPEMTCALQHGDAILRGFVDGEITIHLLRDNFKYHLNLHVQQFDQGEVEEPAVIALNICELKGMHKLFVATKHKLYNVLLKYPNDGQET comes from the exons ATGAGTGCTCCTACGGGTATTAAGTCTCCTTTGGATAATGAGATGATTTCTCGCGTCTCAACTGTCGGCTGGAATGATGTTCCGACAGAAATATTTctctacatttttaaaaaactgaacattacaTCACTTAGATGTTGTTTTGATGTTAACAAGAAATGGAGAGAAATAGTAACATGTATTTGCGAC aataAAGATTTGTGGCAGGAATTGGCAGAAGATGGAATGGTGAATCATGGTGTGATACAAAAGCTTAAGTCCACTCTCAGCTGGAAAGACTTGTATTTTAACTCGTTCTTATGGACTAAATTGCCGTCAGCTGTTGCTCTCAAACTTCATGAAGTGGAAAAGTTAGATGTCAGAAATATGCATGTCTATAGAG ACAAAGTAATAGTGGTGCACCCAAATGGTGTTGAATGCTATGATATTGAAAGTTTTCAAGTCATTAGAAGTATTTTAGCACTGAATT GTGTTGATGTACAAGAATCAGATTATATGTTAATGGTAGTCACTGACAACAACAATGACAGCAACAAACACAGAGTGACCATCTTCATCAAGTTGGACAAAGACGAGgatataaatattgaaaatttttACATTCCTTTGAGAATACCTAGGGATGGATCTATGTATGCATTTGTCGAGTCTTTGCATTGGCG ATTGATCGGAAATCGTGTATATGTAATTGATAAAAATGGTGTCCTTTGGGAATGCTCTGCTATAAATAGAGTCCTGTCGGTCAAAACGCTAGCAAAATATTACGGAGAAATCCCTAGAACACGAAGTTTGACCATTCATGTCATGATGGAAGATGTGTACATTTCGTTAAAGTGGGGTAAATTTGTAACGGTCACAAAAAACAGTAGAATGTTTCGAAATACTACACACACGACGgaaatacctacaaaaataatCGGAAACTCCAAATTAAATACGACAACGCCATGCAGAATTGACTTCAACACTTTCAACGCCTTTATAAAAT ttcctttTGCCGTAGAATTTATTGACAGAAGCGTAGCACCACTCAACATTATACATTACCACTATGACGATCCTGAGATGACCTGCGCCCTGCAGCACGGGGACGCGATACTTCGAGGATTCGTAGACGGAGAG ATAACAATACATTTGTTAAGGGATAACTTTAAATATCATTTAAATTTGCACGTGCAGCAATTCGATCAGGGTGAAGTGGAAGAGCCTGCTGTTATAGCGCTGAATATCTGCGAGCTCAAAGGCATGCACAAGCTGTTTGTTGCCACTAAACATAAACTATATAATGTACTCCTCAAGTACCCGAACGACGGGCAGGAGACTTGA